A stretch of Synechococcus sp. WH 8020 DNA encodes these proteins:
- a CDS encoding MFS transporter has translation MQTQHGNGSRPPSRARVLIAGLIGNVMEWYDFALYGYFATVIGQQFFPSNNPTASLIGAFGAFAAGFIVRPLGGVVYGRIGDLVGRRRALSLSVMAMAIPTVAMAFLPTHAQIGIAAPIAVVLLRLLQGISAGGEYTTSIIFLAEAAPDRQRGFYSIWGLWGSVLGMLMGSAFGDLLTRTLTQPQLDAWGWRVAFALGSLVALTGVIIRQGVGEDGASATTKTPLTSTLGVHRRSFLRVLALNIASSVGFYAVYVYLVTYVEVVDGIADSVALSLNTDVMAVLLLLYPITAWLSDRIGRRALLMSGAALLCVGAIPFLQLIHSQDPQLIVRGELGFTLAIALVDGGKGPANVELMPAEVRCTGTALAYNLAEGWFGGTTPLIAAVLVAWASGNPIYLGIWVGLSGLCTFVTAAFFTRETAFKPLLKQAQTQPT, from the coding sequence ATGCAGACACAACATGGGAATGGATCGAGACCGCCGTCGAGAGCGAGGGTCTTAATCGCCGGCCTGATCGGAAACGTGATGGAGTGGTACGACTTTGCCCTCTATGGCTATTTCGCTACGGTGATTGGCCAACAATTCTTTCCATCAAACAACCCAACGGCGTCATTGATTGGAGCCTTCGGGGCCTTTGCTGCCGGATTCATCGTCCGTCCACTTGGTGGGGTTGTGTATGGACGCATCGGCGACTTGGTCGGACGACGACGAGCCCTAAGCCTGTCGGTGATGGCAATGGCGATCCCAACCGTGGCGATGGCTTTTTTACCCACCCATGCCCAGATCGGCATTGCAGCGCCGATTGCAGTGGTGCTTTTACGCCTGCTTCAGGGAATTTCAGCAGGAGGTGAGTACACAACCTCGATTATTTTTCTTGCTGAGGCAGCTCCAGATCGGCAACGGGGCTTCTACAGCATTTGGGGGCTCTGGGGATCAGTCTTGGGAATGTTGATGGGTTCGGCGTTTGGTGATCTGCTCACGAGAACCCTCACACAACCACAACTCGATGCTTGGGGTTGGCGGGTGGCCTTTGCCCTGGGCTCCTTAGTTGCCCTAACGGGAGTCATTATTCGCCAGGGCGTCGGGGAAGACGGTGCCTCCGCAACAACAAAGACCCCGCTGACATCAACGTTGGGAGTTCACCGACGATCCTTCCTCAGAGTCTTAGCGCTAAACATTGCCAGCAGCGTTGGTTTTTATGCGGTCTATGTCTACTTAGTGACCTACGTCGAAGTGGTGGATGGCATAGCAGACAGCGTGGCTTTGAGCCTGAATACGGACGTGATGGCTGTGTTGCTGCTGCTATACCCAATCACAGCATGGCTCTCAGACCGGATCGGCAGGAGAGCGTTATTAATGAGTGGTGCAGCCCTGCTCTGTGTTGGAGCGATTCCATTCCTGCAACTGATTCACAGCCAAGACCCGCAATTGATCGTTCGTGGAGAACTGGGATTCACGCTGGCGATTGCCCTCGTGGATGGTGGCAAAGGCCCAGCCAACGTGGAACTGATGCCAGCGGAAGTGCGCTGTACGGGAACAGCCTTGGCTTACAACCTTGCTGAGGGTTGGTTTGGTGGAACAACACCATTGATTGCCGCTGTGCTGGTTGCTTGGGCCAGCGGCAATCCAATTTATTTAGGGATCTGGGTGGGCCTCAGTGGACTTTGCACGTTTGTGACGGCTGCCTTCTTCACGCGAGAGACAGCCTTCAAGCCCTTACTGAAACAAGCTCAAACTCAACCGACCTGA